The sequence TAAAATTTAGATTATCCTTTAATTTTAGCCTTAACCAGCTGAATGGTATATCAGTTTATAATTTAGTGGAATTGGGCGACCTGCAAAAGCTTAATTTTATAAGGGTGTTAAAAATGCTAAAAAGTTTTTATTATTTTATCAGGCTTATTTTCCTTCAGAAAGATATTATCATAACCCTTGCTAAAAGGGAGGTTATAACCCAATACACTGGATCTTTTCTTGGATTTTTATGGACTTTTATCCATCCTTTAATAATGATTTTAGTGTTTTGGTTTGTCTTTAGTATTGGGTTTAAAGTTAAGCCTGATAATAATGTTCCTTTTGTTGTATGGCTTACTGCTGGCATGGCTTCATGGCTTCTTTTTGCTGAAATAGTAAATGGTTCTTCAACAATAATTCAATCAAATGCAAACTTAATAAAAAAAACCCTCTTTCATTCCCAAATTCTTCCATTAGTAAAGATTATTTCTTGCCTTATAACCCATGGGGTTTTTCTTTTAGTTCTTTTTGGACTTCTTTTTTTTTCAAAAAATGTCCTTTAGCTTTTATTTCTTGCAGTTTTTTTATTATCTTTTCTGCCTTGTTGTTTTAGGTTTAGGCATTGGCTGGGCTGTGTCAGCATTAAATGTCTTTATAAAGGATATCAGCCAGATAGTTGCTGTTCTTATTCAGATAGGCTTTTGGGCAACGCCGATATTCTGGGATATTAAAATTATGCCCTCAAATATTCAAACTTTAATTAAGCTAAATCCTATGTTTTACATTGTTCAAGG is a genomic window of Desulfobacterales bacterium containing:
- a CDS encoding ABC transporter permease, giving the protein MLKSFYYFIRLIFLQKDIIITLAKREVITQYTGSFLGFLWTFIHPLIMILVFWFVFSIGFKVKPDNNVPFVVWLTAGMASWLLFAEIVNGSSTIIQSNANLIKKTLFHSQILPLVKIISCLITHGVFLLVLFGLLFFSKNVL
- a CDS encoding ABC transporter permease, with translation MQFFYYLFCLVVLGLGIGWAVSALNVFIKDISQIVAVLIQIGFWATPIFWDIKIMPSNIQTLIKLNPMFYIVQGYRDSFIYFIPFWKHDILSLYFWAVAIFTLIGGALIFKKLKPQFPDVL